One genomic region from Paramormyrops kingsleyae isolate MSU_618 chromosome 24, PKINGS_0.4, whole genome shotgun sequence encodes:
- the LOC140582151 gene encoding uncharacterized protein, with amino-acid sequence MPHLTSFYRATPISPLQSSSGPRSAKPPLMPLNRHSLLLLILAYANFQLPFKLYTDASLNGLGAVLSQVQDGKERVIAYASRSLHRSERGNPNVSSFKLELLALKWAITEKFKDYLWGAQVIVFTDNNPLVHLETAKLGATEQRWVAQLANYSYEIHYRPGARNQNADALSRLPGDPADVVMYGVESTMLPEALAEPGGWGRQQKEDPDLRQMHIWKAQGEPPRILSDQGGAFESDLMQKLCAVYGCKKDRTTPYHPQGNGICERFNRTLLSLLSTMEVASQAQWPSALPVLLQAYNNTTHASTGMTPHYVLFGRHARLPVDVLHGVAPPQYRGDLEGWVKNHHQTLLEAYTKVWTNVERR; translated from the exons ATGCCCCACTTAACCAGCTTTTACAGGGCAACGCCAATCAGCCCTCTTCAGTCGTCCAGTGGACCCCGGAGTGCCAAGCCGCCTTTGATGCCCTTAAACAGGCACTCCTTACTGCTCCTAATTTTGGCCTATGCTAATTTCCAGCTCCCCTTTAAGTTGTATACGGATGCAAGCCTCAACGGACTTGGGGCCGTGCTTTCCCAAGTTCAGGATGGGAAGGAACGGGTGATTGCTTACGCTAGCCGCAGCCTTCATCGGTCGGAACGCGGCAACCCAAATGTTAGTTCTTTTAAGCTGGAGTTGTTGGCTCTAAAGTGGGCAATAACCGAAAAGTTCAAAGACTATTTGTGGGGGGCTCAGGTGATTGTATTTACGGATAACAACCCCTTGGTCCACTTGGAGACTGCAAAGCTAGGCGCTACCGAGCAACGGTGGGTGGCTCAATTAGCCAACTACTCGTATGAGATCCATTACAGGCCAGGAGCGAGGAACCAAAACGCCGATGCCCTCTCTCGACTGCCGGGAGACCCCGCCGATGTGGTAATGTATGGGGTGGAAAGTACCATGTTGCCGGAGGCCCTCGCTGAGCCAGGAGGATGGGGGAGGCAGCAGAAGGAGGACCCGGACTTACGGCAAATGCACATATGGAAGGCACAGGGGGAGCCCCCAAGG ATTCTGAGCGATCAAGGTGGGGCATTCGAGTCGGACTTGATGCAGAAGCTTTGTGCAGTGTATGGATGTAAGAAGGATCGTACAACGCCTTATCATCCGCAAGGTAATGGCATTTGTGAACGATTTAACCGCACTTTGCTGTCCCTCTTAAGTACCATGGAGGTGGCTTCTCAAGCGCAGTGGCCCAGTGCACTGCCAGTTCTACTACAAGCCTATAATAACACCACGCATGCGAGTACTGGCATGACCCCACATTATGTGCTCTTTGGCCGCCATGCAAGACTGCCCGTGGATGTGCTCCATGGTGTTGCACCACCCCAGTATCGAGGTGACTTGGAAGGGTGGGTTAAGAATCATCACCAGACCCTTCTCGAGGCCTACACTAAGGTGTGGACCAACGTCGAACGACGCTAG